Proteins from a genomic interval of Neoarius graeffei isolate fNeoGra1 chromosome 24, fNeoGra1.pri, whole genome shotgun sequence:
- the LOC132872152 gene encoding chemerin-like receptor 1 isoform X2, with protein sequence MSIYNFTMETTDFTLNYGYDYANYTADNLTDLEEHFVHPICSGELLCLLLLVVNVIIIVLGIVGNGVVIWIAGFKMKKTVNTTWFTSFVMFLNMFSSIFLLVIISVDRCMVVMFPVWAQNQRTIRKASLIVLLAWVLSVSLSMPSTIFRDVQEHLGRTRCHNNYPNQHIHKSIGICRFIFGFLIPFLVIIVCYSVIIFKLRSNQMTKSTKPFKIMTALIGTFFICWLPYHTFVLAELNHSFSNIIIMFGFKIGTSVASANSFLNPILYVFMGNDFRQKFKNSILSKIENAIGEEGRTMSRYLSRSSSMDARASTHI encoded by the exons ATGAGCATTTACAATTTTACCATGGAAACAACCGATTTTACTTTGAATTACGGGTATGACTATGCAAACTACACGGCTGATAACCTGACGGACCTGGAGGAGCATTTTGTACACCCCATTTGCTCTGGAGAGCTTCTGTGCCTGTTGCTGCTGGTTGTGAATGTGATCATCATCGTGCTGGGGATTGTGGGAAATGGTGTGGTGATCTGGATCGCAGGTTTTAAGATGAAGAAAACTGTCAACACCACCTG GTTCACCTCCTTCGTGATGTTCCTCAACATGTTCAGCAGCATCTTTCTTCTCGTCATCATCAGTGTGGATCGCTGCATGGTGGTCATGTTCCCTGTCTGGGCACAGAACCAGCGTACAATAAGGAAGGCTTCATTGATAGTCCTTCTCGCATGGGTTTTATCAGTGTCCTTGAGTATGCCGTCCACCATTTTCCGTGACGTTCAGGAACATCTAGGTAGAACCCGGTGCCATAATAATTACCCTAACCAGCACATTCACAAATCTATAGGCATCTGCCGGTTTATTTTTGGATTCCTTATACCTTTCCTGGTCATCATTGTCTGCTATTCAGTCATTATCTTCAAGCTGAGAAGCAACCAGATGACAAAGTCTACAAAGCCATTCAAAATCATGACAGCTCTCATCGGGACTTTCTTTATCTGCTGGCTGCCATACCACACGTTTGTGCTGGCTGAACTGAACCAcagcttctccaacatcatcatcatgttcgggTTCAAGATTGGAACCTCGGTCGCTTCAGCAAACAGCTTCCTCAACCCAATTCTCTACGTCTTCATGGGTAATGATTTCAGGCAGAAGTTTAAGAACTCCATCCTGTCTAAGATCGAGAATGCCATAGGAGAGGAAGGACGCACCATGAGCCGCTACTTATCCCGTTCCAGTTCTATGGATGCTAGAGCATCGACTCACATCTGA
- the LOC132872152 gene encoding chemerin-like receptor 1 isoform X1: MSIYNFTMETTDFTLNYGYDYANYTADNLTDLEEHFVHPICSGELLCLLLLVVNVIIIVLGIVGNGVVIWIAGFKMKKTVNTTWYLSLAISDFIFCATLPFNTFYIATSNWTFGLFLCRFTSFVMFLNMFSSIFLLVIISVDRCMVVMFPVWAQNQRTIRKASLIVLLAWVLSVSLSMPSTIFRDVQEHLGRTRCHNNYPNQHIHKSIGICRFIFGFLIPFLVIIVCYSVIIFKLRSNQMTKSTKPFKIMTALIGTFFICWLPYHTFVLAELNHSFSNIIIMFGFKIGTSVASANSFLNPILYVFMGNDFRQKFKNSILSKIENAIGEEGRTMSRYLSRSSSMDARASTHI; encoded by the coding sequence ATGAGCATTTACAATTTTACCATGGAAACAACCGATTTTACTTTGAATTACGGGTATGACTATGCAAACTACACGGCTGATAACCTGACGGACCTGGAGGAGCATTTTGTACACCCCATTTGCTCTGGAGAGCTTCTGTGCCTGTTGCTGCTGGTTGTGAATGTGATCATCATCGTGCTGGGGATTGTGGGAAATGGTGTGGTGATCTGGATCGCAGGTTTTAAGATGAAGAAAACTGTCAACACCACCTGGTACCTCAGCCTGGCTATTTctgacttcatattttgtgccacCTTGCCCTTCAACACCTTTTACATAGCTACCTCTAACTGGACCTTCGGACTTTTCTTGTGCAGGTTCACCTCCTTCGTGATGTTCCTCAACATGTTCAGCAGCATCTTTCTTCTCGTCATCATCAGTGTGGATCGCTGCATGGTGGTCATGTTCCCTGTCTGGGCACAGAACCAGCGTACAATAAGGAAGGCTTCATTGATAGTCCTTCTCGCATGGGTTTTATCAGTGTCCTTGAGTATGCCGTCCACCATTTTCCGTGACGTTCAGGAACATCTAGGTAGAACCCGGTGCCATAATAATTACCCTAACCAGCACATTCACAAATCTATAGGCATCTGCCGGTTTATTTTTGGATTCCTTATACCTTTCCTGGTCATCATTGTCTGCTATTCAGTCATTATCTTCAAGCTGAGAAGCAACCAGATGACAAAGTCTACAAAGCCATTCAAAATCATGACAGCTCTCATCGGGACTTTCTTTATCTGCTGGCTGCCATACCACACGTTTGTGCTGGCTGAACTGAACCAcagcttctccaacatcatcatcatgttcgggTTCAAGATTGGAACCTCGGTCGCTTCAGCAAACAGCTTCCTCAACCCAATTCTCTACGTCTTCATGGGTAATGATTTCAGGCAGAAGTTTAAGAACTCCATCCTGTCTAAGATCGAGAATGCCATAGGAGAGGAAGGACGCACCATGAGCCGCTACTTATCCCGTTCCAGTTCTATGGATGCTAGAGCATCGACTCACATCTGA